A window of the Natronomonas salina genome harbors these coding sequences:
- a CDS encoding ABC1 kinase family protein codes for MTSFYRRLVYVTVQLLPFAVAFLRDRRQFVLFGSDRQLPRDRHRRRAERLTQTFLELGPAFVKAGQVLSTRPDVVPAVYADAFSSLQDEVPEDTSQDPETVLEADLEASVLDLEPVAGGSLAYVYSGKLGDDRVALKIRRPGIVPQIERDLRVIRTLVSVLGPFVAERYRYSLRNIADDFERIILDELDFEREARMMERIRTNLADDDRVYIPWVNEELTTERVLVMEHVTGERITDRDALDRAAVDPSELADRITEVYLRMGLSHGVFHADPHPGNLAVQPDGTLVIYDFGMSEALSAETQRRLTDLYRALARRDVDALVDVLVALDVLESSVDRAAVRNVLRLAMENLEGRSDLGWRDITGQLFDALREFPFRIPPNVMLLIRVGTVAEGVCRQLDPEFDFVAAARSFLVEEGLYEFDVEALLRDVTTEMRSTVPALVRLPTRLDRVLDRMENGSIRVQTDAKGSSPRSQGYAVLAGTCIVATAILVFHPQPYEIVTLAAAFLALMGFWRDR; via the coding sequence ATGACGTCGTTCTATCGGCGGCTCGTCTACGTTACGGTCCAGTTATTGCCGTTCGCAGTCGCGTTCCTCCGTGATCGCCGACAGTTCGTGCTGTTCGGCAGTGATCGACAGCTTCCCAGGGATCGTCACCGACGGCGGGCCGAGCGGCTGACACAGACGTTCTTGGAACTGGGCCCGGCGTTCGTGAAAGCTGGACAGGTCCTCTCGACCCGTCCAGACGTCGTCCCGGCGGTGTACGCCGATGCATTCTCGTCGCTACAGGACGAGGTGCCCGAGGACACCTCCCAGGACCCAGAGACGGTTCTCGAGGCGGATCTGGAAGCTTCCGTGTTGGACCTTGAGCCGGTCGCAGGTGGATCGCTGGCGTACGTGTACTCGGGCAAACTTGGCGACGACCGAGTAGCCCTGAAGATTCGCCGGCCGGGCATCGTTCCGCAGATTGAACGGGATCTCAGGGTCATTCGGACGTTGGTATCAGTGCTCGGACCGTTCGTCGCCGAGCGTTACCGATACTCGCTTCGGAACATCGCCGACGACTTCGAGCGGATAATCCTTGACGAGCTCGACTTCGAGCGAGAGGCCCGGATGATGGAGCGTATCCGGACGAACCTCGCGGACGACGACCGCGTGTACATCCCCTGGGTCAACGAAGAGTTGACGACTGAACGCGTTCTCGTGATGGAGCACGTCACGGGTGAGCGAATCACCGATCGGGATGCGCTCGACCGCGCCGCGGTCGACCCGTCGGAGCTCGCCGACCGAATCACGGAGGTGTACCTGCGGATGGGGCTCAGCCACGGGGTGTTCCACGCCGACCCACACCCGGGGAACCTCGCCGTCCAGCCTGATGGGACGCTGGTGATCTACGACTTCGGGATGAGCGAGGCGCTGTCGGCTGAGACCCAGCGTCGGCTCACCGACCTGTACCGGGCATTGGCCCGCCGCGACGTCGACGCGCTCGTCGACGTCCTCGTCGCGCTCGACGTCCTCGAGTCGTCCGTCGACCGGGCGGCGGTCAGGAATGTCCTCCGGCTCGCGATGGAGAACCTCGAGGGACGGTCGGACCTCGGTTGGCGGGACATCACCGGGCAGCTATTCGATGCACTCCGGGAGTTCCCGTTCCGCATCCCGCCGAACGTGATGTTGCTGATCCGGGTCGGGACTGTCGCGGAAGGGGTCTGTCGGCAGCTCGACCCAGAGTTCGACTTCGTCGCCGCTGCACGCTCGTTCCTCGTCGAGGAGGGTCTCTACGAGTTCGATGTCGAGGCGCTGCTCCGCGACGTCACGACGGAAATGCGGTCGACAGTCCCGGCACTCGTCCGCCTCCCGACGCGTCTTGACCGGGTGCTCGATCGGATGGAGAACGGGTCCATCCGGGTCCAGACCGACGCGAAGGGGTCGTCGCCCCGTTCGCAAGGGTACGCCGTCCTCGCGGGCACCTGCATCGTCGCGACGGCGATACTGGTATTCCACCCCCAACCGTACGAGATCGTCACGCTCGCTGCAGCGTTCCTCGCGCTCATGGGCTTCTGGCGGGATCGCTAG
- a CDS encoding CBS domain-containing protein produces MPIQELARDDVVSASTDATVRELARTMDHRSVGSVVITDGDEPMGIVTDRDLTTRVLTEADDPDGWTATDVMSTNLWTLEPDAGFYEAARLMADNGIRRLPVCTDDGSLEGIITADDLTELLADESQHLAAVIRAQRPEY; encoded by the coding sequence ATGCCAATCCAAGAACTTGCACGGGATGACGTAGTCAGCGCGTCGACCGACGCGACGGTTCGAGAGCTCGCCCGGACGATGGACCATCGGTCCGTCGGAAGCGTCGTAATCACTGACGGCGACGAGCCAATGGGTATCGTCACCGACCGGGACCTGACGACTCGCGTCTTGACCGAGGCGGACGATCCGGACGGATGGACGGCTACGGACGTGATGTCGACGAATCTGTGGACGCTCGAGCCGGACGCCGGCTTCTATGAAGCCGCCCGGCTAATGGCGGACAACGGGATTCGGCGCCTCCCCGTCTGTACGGACGACGGCAGTCTGGAGGGAATCATCACGGCCGATGACCTGACCGAACTACTCGCTGACGAAAGCCAGCATCTCGCGGCAGTCATCCGCGCCCAGCGACCCGAGTACTGA
- a CDS encoding carbohydrate kinase family protein, producing the protein MAYDALRRLLADGHSPSVATLPDGSVDHFCTLSDGRGGTIETRETFGHDVLGDRSSFRFQIETSEPGGQAVNAATQLHALGADVACYGHIDDPVFDDLPFETVSMGEPAEVYAFNFTDQDVMFARHPTFAEWSLDDLRDLAPLPEIFGVEAVACTNWVSTPNMGAAFHRLGEADLPRVPFVLDPGDVVKRDVDDLKALLNALGALQDTFDVIYNGNRAEVRETAAVIEGRFEDDLDRLAAIREAAGISATVIHDRAEALVATADERTRVENYNAEEAVRHTGGGDRFTGGLTHALACGWDWEPALACGNACAVYYVKTGETATTDALANLIDDR; encoded by the coding sequence ATGGCCTACGACGCGCTTCGCCGTCTCCTTGCCGACGGACACTCGCCCTCGGTTGCCACGCTTCCCGACGGGAGCGTCGATCATTTCTGTACCCTCTCCGACGGGCGTGGCGGCACCATCGAGACCCGGGAGACGTTCGGACATGACGTCCTCGGCGACCGGTCGTCGTTCCGATTCCAGATCGAGACGAGCGAACCGGGCGGGCAGGCGGTCAACGCCGCGACCCAGCTACACGCGCTCGGCGCCGACGTGGCCTGCTACGGACACATCGACGACCCCGTCTTCGACGATCTCCCCTTCGAGACGGTGTCGATGGGTGAGCCCGCGGAAGTGTACGCCTTCAACTTCACCGACCAGGATGTTATGTTCGCCCGGCACCCGACTTTCGCCGAGTGGTCCCTCGACGATTTGCGAGATTTGGCGCCTCTACCGGAGATATTCGGCGTGGAAGCTGTTGCCTGCACTAACTGGGTCTCGACCCCGAACATGGGAGCAGCCTTCCACCGACTAGGGGAGGCGGACCTCCCACGGGTTCCGTTCGTCCTCGATCCCGGCGATGTCGTCAAGCGAGATGTCGACGACCTTAAGGCGTTGCTCAACGCGCTCGGTGCCCTGCAAGACACTTTCGACGTTATCTATAATGGGAATCGCGCGGAGGTTCGTGAGACGGCTGCGGTGATCGAGGGGCGCTTCGAGGACGACCTCGACCGTCTGGCCGCGATCCGGGAGGCGGCCGGCATTTCGGCGACCGTCATCCATGACCGTGCCGAGGCCCTCGTCGCGACGGCGGACGAGCGGACTCGGGTCGAGAACTACAACGCCGAGGAGGCCGTCCGGCACACTGGCGGTGGCGATCGGTTCACGGGCGGGCTGACGCACGCGCTCGCGTGTGGCTGGGACTGGGAGCCCGCACTCGCCTGCGGGAACGCCTGTGCCGTCTACTACGTTAAAACCGGCGAGACGGCCACAACCGACGCGCTCGCTAACCTTATCGACGACCGGTAG
- a CDS encoding universal stress protein — MYRTVLVAVDGSEASSDVLAHGIAIASGRDASVEILTVVEPSGNPLGFGVEDVTEIDEAIADLVDTVIGVGDVGDVTTNVEIRRGRPAYELILEYADEVEADVIVAGRHGTSTLPESVLGSTADRVSRLATIPVVIVPAANE; from the coding sequence ATGTACCGGACCGTGCTGGTCGCTGTCGACGGGAGCGAGGCCTCGAGCGACGTGCTCGCGCACGGAATTGCGATCGCGTCCGGCAGGGACGCGTCGGTCGAGATTCTGACGGTCGTGGAACCCAGCGGGAACCCCCTCGGGTTCGGCGTCGAGGACGTCACCGAGATCGACGAGGCGATCGCCGACCTGGTCGACACGGTCATCGGGGTGGGTGACGTCGGTGACGTGACGACGAACGTCGAGATTCGCCGCGGACGGCCAGCTTACGAGCTGATTCTCGAGTACGCCGACGAGGTCGAAGCCGACGTGATCGTCGCCGGTCGCCACGGGACGTCAACGCTGCCGGAGAGCGTCCTCGGTTCGACGGCGGACCGGGTATCGAGGCTTGCCACGATACCGGTCGTCATCGTCCCCGCCGCGAACGAGTGA
- a CDS encoding VIT1/CCC1 transporter family protein, whose product MIEALLGDEVDEYGGYIAEVIYGANDGIITTFAVVAGVAGAALDPAIVLILGFANLLADGFSMGASNYLSQRSSQEYQAAQNDVQEIDRPPAFTAATTFAAFVFAGWTPLLPYLLGLVSEDLLTPGVTFPLSLGAAAVAFFVVGASRSIVTNRTWYRAGGEMLTVGMVAAAVAYVVGSALGGLA is encoded by the coding sequence ATGATCGAGGCGCTGCTCGGAGACGAGGTCGACGAATACGGCGGGTACATTGCGGAGGTCATCTACGGGGCGAATGACGGGATTATCACGACCTTCGCGGTCGTCGCCGGCGTCGCTGGCGCGGCGCTGGACCCCGCTATCGTCCTGATTCTCGGCTTCGCGAACCTCCTTGCAGATGGGTTCTCAATGGGCGCGAGCAATTACCTCAGCCAGCGGTCATCGCAGGAGTACCAAGCCGCGCAAAACGACGTCCAGGAGATTGATCGGCCCCCCGCCTTCACTGCGGCGACGACGTTCGCCGCGTTCGTCTTCGCCGGTTGGACGCCGTTGCTGCCGTACCTGCTCGGTCTCGTCTCGGAGGATCTCCTCACCCCCGGCGTGACGTTCCCGTTATCGCTGGGTGCTGCGGCCGTCGCGTTCTTCGTCGTCGGCGCTAGCCGGAGCATCGTCACGAATAGGACGTGGTACCGTGCGGGCGGTGAGATGCTGACCGTCGGGATGGTCGCCGCTGCCGTTGCGTACGTTGTCGGATCGGCGCTCGGCGGGCTCGCGTGA
- a CDS encoding amphi-Trp domain-containing protein: MPEERLYKTEEETTSADIAAALRDAADEIESGDVQLGDGAQEQTVTVPRRPQFEVELERFTDSETGEQRYELEYEIRWTK; this comes from the coding sequence ATGCCGGAAGAACGACTCTACAAGACCGAGGAGGAGACCACGAGTGCGGATATCGCTGCAGCGTTACGTGATGCCGCAGACGAAATCGAATCCGGTGACGTCCAATTGGGAGACGGTGCTCAAGAACAGACGGTTACCGTTCCAAGGCGACCCCAATTCGAGGTTGAGCTCGAACGATTCACTGATTCCGAGACCGGAGAGCAACGGTACGAACTCGAGTACGAGATCCGGTGGACGAAGTAG
- a CDS encoding pyridoxamine 5'-phosphate oxidase family protein, whose product MSDVEAIEMDEEERDAFLGAGGTGVIALSDSEGEPPHAVPVSYGYDMSEDVFYFRLAAGEESSKGNLRDRAVTFVTYGRPDDEWWSVIAKGRLRSTTEESIAIESLEGLQQVQIPLVEIFDRPTSEVTFEFYRLKPEKLTTRKESPTGQ is encoded by the coding sequence ATGAGTGACGTCGAAGCGATCGAAATGGACGAAGAGGAGCGGGACGCGTTCCTCGGCGCCGGGGGCACGGGGGTCATCGCGCTTTCGGATTCGGAAGGGGAACCACCGCACGCGGTTCCCGTCTCATATGGCTACGACATGAGCGAGGACGTGTTTTACTTCCGGCTTGCGGCGGGCGAAGAGAGCTCGAAGGGCAACCTCCGTGACCGTGCCGTCACCTTCGTGACCTACGGCCGACCGGACGACGAGTGGTGGAGCGTCATCGCGAAGGGGCGACTGCGGTCGACGACCGAGGAGTCGATCGCCATCGAGTCCCTGGAGGGCCTCCAGCAGGTCCAGATTCCGCTGGTGGAGATCTTCGATCGCCCGACGTCAGAGGTGACATTCGAGTTCTACCGACTCAAGCCGGAGAAACTCACCACGCGTAAGGAGTCTCCGACCGGCCAATGA
- a CDS encoding universal stress protein has product MLEDILIPTDGSDEAGIAIDHGLDLAARFDATAHVLHVVNVRQTQTAPHSEECEQDGETYVTTVADRAADQGIAVEQCVRTGYPEDCILSYADDHGVDLVAMGTHGRTGVRRYVLGSVAERVVRLADVPVLTVRLGESRTRFFPYEDVLVPTDGSDGAMAAAEWAVGVADAYDATVHALSVVDATSLGLDVRSVGRADDLDDAARSAIDDVTTMAREAGLSATGTVATGTPYREIRSYVDEYGTDLTVIGRRGKAELERYLVGGVADRTLRTSHVPVVTVKHPDDG; this is encoded by the coding sequence ATGCTCGAGGACATCCTGATTCCGACCGATGGCAGCGACGAGGCGGGTATCGCGATCGACCATGGCCTGGACTTGGCGGCTCGGTTCGACGCCACCGCGCACGTCCTCCACGTGGTCAACGTTCGACAGACACAGACGGCGCCGCACAGTGAGGAGTGTGAGCAGGATGGCGAGACATACGTGACGACGGTCGCTGACCGAGCGGCCGATCAGGGAATCGCCGTCGAGCAGTGTGTCCGCACGGGCTACCCCGAGGATTGCATTCTGTCGTACGCCGACGACCACGGCGTCGACCTCGTCGCGATGGGGACTCACGGTCGGACCGGTGTCCGCCGGTACGTCTTAGGGAGCGTCGCCGAACGCGTCGTCCGACTCGCCGACGTCCCCGTATTGACCGTCCGGCTCGGCGAGAGTCGCACGCGTTTCTTCCCGTATGAGGATGTCCTCGTCCCGACCGATGGCAGCGACGGCGCCATGGCGGCCGCGGAATGGGCTGTTGGTGTCGCCGACGCTTACGACGCGACGGTTCACGCCCTTTCGGTCGTGGACGCCACGTCGCTCGGACTGGACGTGCGTTCGGTCGGTCGCGCCGATGACCTGGACGATGCTGCCCGGTCGGCCATCGACGACGTGACGACAATGGCCCGAGAGGCCGGGCTGTCCGCAACTGGCACCGTCGCCACCGGGACGCCTTATCGTGAAATCCGATCGTACGTAGACGAATATGGGACCGACCTGACCGTTATCGGTCGGCGTGGCAAGGCCGAACTGGAGCGATACCTCGTGGGCGGAGTCGCTGATCGGACGCTGCGAACCTCGCACGTGCCGGTTGTGACGGTCAAGCATCCCGACGACGGGTGA
- a CDS encoding universal stress protein, which translates to MYDRVVIAVDGSEAAERAAQRGFRFALMFDAEVDVLHVLERKRNRLVKSADEEAELQERGERILDDVAELALDTGVDVSTHLAEGEPAASICEHAVERDASLITLGRQGLSGLGDRLFGGVTERVPSTPRRQSWSSRVTGTPLQVSVNAFSFQPTVVRTLKRPVCTELRSPAAAGRRSTS; encoded by the coding sequence ATGTACGACCGCGTAGTGATCGCCGTCGACGGGAGCGAGGCAGCCGAACGGGCGGCACAGCGGGGGTTCAGGTTTGCCTTAATGTTCGATGCTGAGGTCGACGTCCTCCATGTCCTCGAGCGGAAACGGAATCGGCTCGTGAAATCGGCCGACGAGGAGGCGGAACTCCAAGAGCGAGGGGAACGCATCCTCGACGATGTCGCGGAGCTGGCTTTGGACACCGGGGTCGACGTTTCGACACACCTCGCTGAGGGTGAGCCTGCTGCGTCCATTTGCGAGCATGCGGTGGAACGGGATGCGTCACTTATTACTCTCGGGAGACAGGGGCTGTCCGGGCTGGGTGATCGGCTCTTCGGTGGCGTCACCGAACGGGTACCCAGTACTCCGAGGCGCCAGTCTTGGTCGTCCCGTGTGACGGGGACGCCGCTCCAGGTGAGTGTGAACGCGTTCTCGTTCCAACCGACGGTAGTGCGAACGCTGAAGCGGCCGGTGTGCACGGAGCTGCGGTCGCCAGCCGCAGCGGGGCGACGGTCCACGTCCTGA
- a CDS encoding universal stress protein — protein sequence MHGAAVASRSGATVHVLNVVDLQSAGGVFNAGGLDEAFVERLEEQGQQAVDRLAAQIDEASPDVAVETEVARFTEFDGIAGGVHEYVDNHDVDLVVIGSHGRSNLKRQLLGSVATSLIGSLDVPVLVVPRDARS from the coding sequence GTGCACGGAGCTGCGGTCGCCAGCCGCAGCGGGGCGACGGTCCACGTCCTGAACGTCGTCGACCTGCAGTCTGCGGGCGGTGTCTTCAACGCCGGCGGGCTCGACGAGGCGTTCGTCGAGCGCCTGGAAGAGCAGGGCCAGCAGGCGGTCGACCGGCTCGCCGCACAGATCGACGAGGCCTCGCCCGATGTGGCCGTCGAGACCGAGGTCGCTCGGTTCACTGAGTTCGACGGCATCGCCGGGGGTGTCCACGAGTACGTCGACAATCATGACGTCGACCTGGTCGTGATCGGCTCTCACGGCCGGTCGAACCTGAAGCGTCAGCTCCTCGGGAGCGTCGCGACGAGTCTCATCGGCTCGCTCGACGTGCCCGTCTTGGTGGTTCCGCGAGACGCCAGGTCTTGA
- a CDS encoding SHOCT domain-containing protein, with translation MTTDTIDRKLVWIVLAIIAALVVVPAVGMGFGMMGTGPMMGGAWGDHMWGASGASGWMLVFAVVMQLGFLAVLFAAVYLGYQALTTQADSSDPALEELRSAYARGDLSDEEYERRRERLESDS, from the coding sequence ATGACCACCGATACAATCGACCGAAAACTCGTCTGGATCGTCCTCGCGATCATCGCTGCCCTGGTCGTCGTCCCCGCCGTCGGGATGGGCTTCGGGATGATGGGAACCGGACCGATGATGGGCGGGGCGTGGGGTGACCACATGTGGGGCGCGAGCGGCGCGTCCGGCTGGATGCTGGTCTTCGCCGTAGTCATGCAACTCGGCTTCCTCGCCGTCCTCTTCGCGGCCGTCTACCTCGGCTATCAGGCGCTGACTACACAGGCTGATTCGTCCGACCCGGCGCTCGAGGAACTCCGGAGCGCCTATGCACGTGGTGATTTGAGCGACGAGGAATATGAACGACGTCGCGAGCGACTCGAATCCGATTCGTAG
- a CDS encoding permease, translated as MSPILGAEFIEALRIGVGFLWTAAWAIIMGLVITSLVQVYVSKERMATVLGEGDVAGVTKATLFGAASSGCSFGAVAIGKGLFKKGAHVVTFLAFMFASTNLIVELGLMILILLGWEFLVAELLGGLILIAVMAVIVHLTLPETLFEQVRKELNRRDNDHGVSEDPTCGMEGKDEYSIVTDGGETLRFCSEGCMETYQQQVASNGDWRDELRSWGGWYKVANQYRKEWSMLYKDVIAGFLISGFVIVFVPQWVWNTLFLQGDGLLVSAENAVMGVAIAVISFVGSMGNVPFAVALWGGGVSFAGVIAFVYADLITVPVLNVYRKYYGWKVMLYILGVFFVTMAFTGFLMEQLFDALGIVPDLAGGMTASEQTYFELNYTFYLNLVAFALSGFLLYVYRRGLGAPGRYRDPVCGMRTDEDGPSTTHEGETYHFCSTACKRSFEESPEEFATVDPVVSASHDHNHDHH; from the coding sequence ATGTCACCGATACTGGGCGCTGAATTCATCGAAGCCCTCCGAATCGGGGTCGGGTTCCTCTGGACGGCGGCGTGGGCGATCATCATGGGGTTGGTGATCACCAGTCTCGTCCAGGTATACGTCTCGAAAGAGCGGATGGCCACCGTCCTCGGTGAGGGAGACGTCGCTGGCGTCACGAAGGCGACGCTGTTCGGCGCCGCCAGCAGCGGGTGCAGCTTCGGCGCCGTCGCCATCGGGAAGGGTTTGTTCAAGAAGGGGGCCCACGTCGTGACGTTCCTCGCGTTCATGTTCGCCTCGACGAACCTCATCGTCGAACTCGGGTTGATGATCCTGATCCTGCTCGGCTGGGAGTTCCTGGTCGCCGAGCTGCTCGGTGGCCTTATTCTCATCGCGGTGATGGCCGTCATCGTCCACCTGACGCTCCCCGAAACCCTCTTCGAGCAGGTCCGCAAGGAGCTGAACCGGCGAGATAATGACCACGGTGTCTCGGAGGACCCCACCTGCGGGATGGAAGGGAAGGACGAGTACTCCATCGTCACGGACGGCGGGGAGACCTTGAGGTTCTGCTCGGAAGGCTGCATGGAGACCTACCAGCAGCAGGTGGCTAGCAACGGAGACTGGCGGGACGAGCTCCGGTCGTGGGGTGGCTGGTACAAGGTCGCCAACCAGTATCGGAAGGAGTGGTCGATGCTCTACAAGGACGTGATCGCGGGCTTCCTGATCTCGGGGTTCGTCATCGTGTTCGTCCCGCAGTGGGTCTGGAACACGCTCTTCCTCCAGGGCGACGGGTTGCTCGTCAGCGCCGAGAACGCGGTTATGGGCGTGGCCATCGCGGTCATCAGCTTCGTCGGCAGTATGGGCAACGTCCCGTTCGCCGTTGCGCTGTGGGGCGGTGGCGTGAGCTTCGCCGGTGTCATCGCGTTCGTTTACGCCGACCTCATCACGGTCCCGGTGCTCAACGTCTACCGGAAGTACTACGGCTGGAAGGTGATGCTGTATATTCTCGGCGTGTTCTTCGTGACGATGGCCTTCACCGGCTTCCTCATGGAGCAACTGTTCGACGCCCTGGGGATCGTTCCCGACCTCGCCGGCGGCATGACTGCCAGCGAGCAGACGTATTTCGAACTGAACTACACGTTCTACCTCAACCTGGTCGCGTTCGCCCTCTCGGGGTTCCTCCTGTACGTCTACCGCCGGGGCCTAGGGGCGCCCGGCCGATATCGGGATCCGGTCTGCGGGATGCGAACCGACGAGGACGGACCGAGCACGACCCACGAGGGCGAGACCTACCACTTCTGCTCGACGGCCTGCAAGCGATCCTTCGAGGAGTCGCCCGAGGAATTCGCCACTGTCGATCCAGTCGTTTCCGCCAGCCACGACCACAACCACGACCACCACTGA
- a CDS encoding DUF6989 domain-containing protein, whose product MEIRPLIRRMRSSLIRRDLLVGAWLLATVVAYYHNFLFLQSLALSYGYAFASYGIGVVYARYDTTIRHLLAIGTIGGLLELLGDHFLVHIAGTLVYPSGYRFLLSSPAYMPFAWAILITFMGYVGIRLNDEFGRTAAYVGPAIFAFVAESGYESLASRGGGWVYTHAPLGWIGDAPLFIIFAEAIMFVTVYYWVRRSAIIGGLGIGLTINAAYIGAFYAFVLLT is encoded by the coding sequence ATGGAGATTCGGCCGCTTATCCGGAGGATGCGATCCTCGCTGATTAGACGGGACCTGCTCGTCGGGGCGTGGCTCCTCGCCACCGTGGTGGCGTATTATCACAACTTTCTCTTCCTCCAGTCGCTGGCCCTTTCGTACGGCTACGCCTTTGCTTCCTACGGGATCGGCGTCGTTTACGCACGGTACGATACAACCATTCGGCATCTCCTCGCCATCGGCACGATCGGCGGTTTGTTGGAACTCCTCGGAGATCACTTTCTCGTCCACATCGCCGGGACTCTCGTGTACCCGTCGGGGTATCGGTTCCTGTTGAGTTCCCCCGCCTATATGCCGTTCGCCTGGGCGATCCTCATCACGTTCATGGGATACGTCGGGATTCGCCTCAACGACGAATTCGGAAGGACTGCTGCGTATGTCGGCCCGGCCATCTTCGCGTTCGTCGCCGAGAGTGGGTACGAATCCCTCGCCAGCCGCGGTGGTGGCTGGGTCTACACCCACGCCCCTCTTGGCTGGATCGGGGATGCACCGCTGTTCATCATCTTTGCGGAGGCCATTATGTTCGTGACAGTATATTATTGGGTGCGGAGAAGTGCAATTATCGGAGGACTCGGAATCGGCCTGACCATCAATGCGGCATACATCGGCGCCTTTTACGCCTTCGTCCTCCTGACCTAA
- a CDS encoding transcription initiation factor IIB, translating into MASRHIYQQTVDEDVQQNDQNTCPECSGRVTTNSRETVCDDCGLVIAGERIDRGPEWREFDDDSTNSRRAGSPNTVARHDRGIGTEIGWGRDSDDRQLTQEKQRQLYRLRREHRRSKAESTTERNQIQGFVEIRRMTAALGLSQSIRDQGCQLFRTAQDANLLQGRSIEAIATACVYAVCRLNEQPRTFGDTAQVSKMDEERIRHCYRLLNRELDLPVPPAGPEQYLPQIASALDAHHETERRARELLEQADEHCVSNGQNPMGAAAGALYLASRQTGEHLNQDAVADAADVSAVTVRERYRDLQSVATA; encoded by the coding sequence ATGGCTTCGAGACATATCTACCAACAGACGGTCGACGAAGACGTCCAGCAGAACGACCAGAACACGTGCCCGGAGTGCAGTGGCCGCGTCACGACGAACAGTCGCGAGACGGTCTGTGACGACTGCGGCCTCGTCATCGCTGGCGAGCGAATCGATCGTGGCCCGGAGTGGCGCGAGTTTGACGATGATTCCACAAACAGCCGGCGTGCAGGGTCTCCGAACACAGTTGCGCGACACGACCGGGGCATCGGGACGGAGATCGGCTGGGGCCGGGACAGTGACGACCGACAACTGACCCAGGAGAAGCAACGACAGCTCTACCGACTCCGGCGTGAACATCGGCGGTCGAAGGCGGAGTCGACCACGGAGCGGAATCAGATCCAGGGTTTCGTCGAAATCAGGCGGATGACGGCCGCTCTCGGACTGAGTCAAAGTATCCGCGACCAGGGCTGTCAGCTCTTCCGGACGGCCCAGGACGCCAACCTCCTGCAGGGCAGGTCAATCGAGGCAATTGCGACAGCATGCGTGTACGCGGTCTGTCGACTCAACGAGCAGCCGCGGACGTTCGGCGATACTGCCCAGGTCTCGAAGATGGACGAAGAGCGGATTCGGCACTGCTACCGGCTGCTCAATCGTGAGCTGGATCTGCCGGTCCCGCCGGCGGGTCCCGAGCAATATCTCCCGCAGATCGCCTCGGCGCTCGATGCCCACCACGAGACGGAACGGCGAGCACGTGAACTCCTGGAGCAAGCAGACGAACACTGCGTCTCAAATGGACAGAACCCTATGGGGGCGGCCGCTGGCGCGCTGTATCTCGCCTCCAGACAGACCGGCGAGCATCTCAATCAGGATGCGGTCGCCGATGCTGCGGACGTTTCAGCGGTGACCGTCCGGGAGCGTTATCGAGATCTACAGTCAGTCGCGACGGCCTGA